In Tenrec ecaudatus isolate mTenEca1 chromosome 4, mTenEca1.hap1, whole genome shotgun sequence, a single window of DNA contains:
- the FAM181B gene encoding protein FAM181B — translation MAVQAALLSPHPFVPFGFAGAPDGLAGAFGVLDKGCCFEDEESRAPAGALLAEAEGGEVREATRDLLSFIDSASSNIKLALDKPGKSKRKVNHRKYLQKQIKRCSGLMGAAPPGPPAPGAADAPAKRPPAAPGAAPVGTPAPGKAVPRREAAQAAAAASLQSRSLAALFDSLRHGPGGEQPARGPEAAPAALLGGPGAGAQAAGPAGGAAAPSARKVPLRARNLPPSFFTEPSRAGGGAGGPSGPGAGLGELEKGAEAVEFLELLAPDYGAGSDAGVLLAAEPLDVFSGGAAALRGPPELEPGLFEPPPAMAGSLLFPEPWSTPGPPTKKMPVAAARGGLTLNEPLRPLYPAAGDSPGGEDGPGPLAPFAPFFPDCALPPPPPPQSYDYSAGYGRSAYPGLWRADGVWEEVTAEEGAHRD, via the coding sequence ATGGCCGTGCAGGCGGCGCTCCTCAGCCCGCACCCATTCGTGCCCTTCGGCTTCGCTGGCGCCCCGGACGGGCTGGCGGGCGCCTTCGGGGTGCTGGACAAGGGCTGCTGCTTCGAGGACGAGGAGAGCCGCGCGCCGGCCGGCGCGCTGCTGGCGGAGGCCGAGGGCGGGGAGGTGCGCGAGGCCACCCGCGACCTGCTCAGCTTCATCGACTCGGCGTCCAGCAACATCAAGCTGGCCCTGGACAAGCCCGGCAAGTCCAAGCGCAAGGTGAACCACCGCAAGTACCTGCAGAAGCAGATCAAGCGCTGCAGCGGCCTCATGGGCGCCGCGCCCCCCGGCCCGCCTGCCCCCGGCGCCGCCGACGCGCCCGCCAAGCGGCCGCCCGCCGCCCCCGGCGCCGCGCCCGTCGGGACCCCAGCGCCCGGCAAGGCTGTCCCCCGGCGGGAGGCGGCCCAGGCCGCGGCGGCCGCCAGCCTGCAGAGCCGGAGCCTGGCCGCGCTCTTCGACTCGCTGCGCCACGGCCCGGGGGGCGAGCAGCCGGCGCGGGGTCCGGAGGCGGCGCCGGCGGCGCTGCTGGGGGGCCCCGGCGCGGGGGCGCAGGCGGCTGGTCCCGCGGGCGGCGCGGCGGCCCCGAGCGCCCGCAAGGTCCCTTTGCGGGCTCGCAACCTGCCGCCGTCCTTCTTCACCGAGCCGTCGCGAGCGGGCGGCGGCGCGGGCGGGCCGTCGGGGCCCGGAGCGGGCCTGGGCGAGCTGGAGAAGGGCGCCGAGGCCGTGGAGTTCCTGGAGCTGCTGGCGCCCGACTACGGCGCCGGCTCCGACGCGGGCGTCTTGCTGGCCGCCGAGCCTCTCGACGTGTTCTCGGGCGGAGCCGCGGCGCTGCGGGGACCTCCGGAGCTGGAGCCTGGCCTATTCGAGCCGCCGCCGGCGATGGCGGGGAGCCTGCTGTTCCCCGAGCCCTGGAGCACCCCGGGCCCGCCCACCAAGAAGATGCCAGTCGCTGCGGCCCGCGGCGGTTTGACCTTGAACGAGCCCTTGCGCCCGCTCTACCCGGCGGCCGGGGACTCTCCTGGCGGGGAGGACGGACCTGGCCCTTTGGCCCCTTTCGCTCCCTTCTTCCCGGACTGCgctctgccgccgccgccgccgccgcagtcCTACGACTACAGCGCGGGGTACGGCCGCTCCGCGTACCCCGGCCTCTGGAGAGCGGACGGGGTTTGGGAAGAGGTGACCGCGGAGGAGGGGGCGCACCGGGACTGA